One stretch of Streptomyces sp. 135 DNA includes these proteins:
- a CDS encoding MaoC family dehydratase N-terminal domain-containing protein has protein sequence MALDQSFVGRSYPPTDPYEVGREKIREFAEAVGDTNPAYADAEAAKELGHPDVIAPPTFVFAITFKAAGQVVQDPQLGLDYSRVVHGDQKFAYTRPVRAGDRLTVTSTIEAIKTLAGNDIIDIRGEVHDEAGEHVVTAWTKLVARAAQPAGEGV, from the coding sequence ATGGCGCTCGACCAGTCCTTCGTGGGGCGGTCCTATCCGCCCACCGATCCATATGAGGTCGGCCGGGAGAAGATCCGCGAGTTCGCCGAGGCCGTCGGGGACACCAATCCCGCGTACGCCGACGCGGAAGCCGCCAAGGAACTCGGTCACCCCGATGTGATCGCCCCGCCGACTTTTGTGTTTGCGATCACTTTCAAGGCCGCGGGTCAGGTGGTCCAGGACCCGCAGCTCGGGCTCGATTACAGCCGCGTCGTACACGGCGACCAGAAGTTCGCCTACACGCGTCCGGTGCGCGCGGGTGACCGGCTCACCGTCACCTCGACCATCGAGGCCATCAAAACGCTCGCCGGCAACGACATCATCGACATCCGCGGTGAGGTCCACGACGAGGCCGGGGAGCACGTCGTGACCGCCTGGACCAAGCTCGTCGCGCGTGCGGCGCAGCCCGCGGGAGAGGGAGTCTGA
- a CDS encoding adenosine deaminase, translating into MERVRDIRELPKAHLHLHFTGSMRPSTLLELADKYGVRLPDALTGAEPPKLRATDERGWFRFQRLYDAARSCLREPEDIQRLVREAAEEDLRDGSGWLEIQVDPTSYAPRLGGLIPALDVILDAVDTASRETGLGMRVLVAANRMKHPLDARTLARLAVRYADRGIVGFGLSNDERRGMARDFDRAFAIARDGGLLAAPHGGELTGPASVRDCLDDLHAARIGHGVRAAEDPRLLKRLADRGVTCEVCPASNVALGVYEKPEDVPLRTLFDAGVPMALGADDPLLFGSRLAAQYEIAREHHAFDDAELAELARQSIRGSAAPVDVREKLLSGVDAWLSG; encoded by the coding sequence ATGGAGCGTGTACGAGACATAAGAGAGCTGCCCAAGGCCCATCTGCACCTGCACTTCACCGGGTCGATGCGGCCCTCCACCCTGCTCGAGCTGGCCGACAAGTACGGGGTGCGGCTCCCGGACGCGCTGACCGGCGCCGAACCGCCGAAGCTGCGCGCCACCGACGAGCGCGGGTGGTTCCGCTTCCAGCGGCTCTACGACGCGGCGCGCTCCTGTCTGCGTGAGCCCGAGGACATCCAGCGGCTGGTGCGGGAGGCCGCAGAGGAGGATCTGCGGGACGGCTCGGGGTGGCTGGAGATCCAGGTCGACCCGACCTCGTACGCGCCGCGGCTCGGCGGTCTGATCCCGGCCCTCGATGTCATCCTGGACGCGGTCGACACCGCCTCGCGGGAGACCGGCCTCGGGATGCGCGTGCTGGTCGCCGCCAACCGCATGAAGCACCCGCTGGACGCCCGCACGCTGGCGCGGCTCGCGGTGCGTTACGCGGACCGGGGCATCGTCGGCTTCGGGCTCTCCAACGACGAGCGGCGGGGCATGGCGCGGGACTTCGACCGCGCCTTCGCGATCGCCCGCGACGGGGGGCTCCTCGCGGCGCCGCACGGCGGTGAGCTGACCGGGCCCGCCTCGGTGCGGGACTGCCTGGACGACCTGCACGCGGCCCGGATCGGGCACGGGGTGCGGGCCGCCGAGGACCCGCGGCTCCTGAAGCGGCTCGCGGACCGCGGCGTGACGTGCGAGGTGTGCCCGGCCTCCAACGTCGCCCTCGGGGTCTACGAGAAGCCCGAGGACGTGCCGCTGCGGACCCTCTTCGACGCGGGGGTGCCGATGGCGCTCGGCGCCGACGACCCGCTGCTCTTCGGCTCGCGCCTCGCCGCCCAGTACGAGATCGCGCGTGAGCACCACGCCTTCGACGACGCCGAACTGGCCGAGCTGGCGCGGCAGTCGATCCGCGGCTCGGCCGCCCCCGTGGACGTACGGGAGAAGCTGCTGTCCGGGGTCGACGCCTGGCTCAGCGGCTGA
- a CDS encoding MaoC family dehydratase: MTAKISYDDVEVGTELPAQTFPVTRATLVRYAGASGDFNPIHWNEKFAVEVGLPDVIAHGMFTMAEAIRVVTDWVSDPGAVVEYGVRFTKPVVVPNDDKGATIDVSAKVAAKMDDKRVRVDLVAKSADQKVLGMSRAVVQLA, from the coding sequence ATGACGGCGAAGATCTCTTACGACGACGTCGAGGTCGGCACCGAGCTGCCGGCCCAGACCTTCCCGGTGACACGCGCCACACTCGTGCGGTACGCGGGCGCCTCGGGGGACTTCAACCCGATCCACTGGAACGAGAAGTTCGCGGTGGAGGTCGGGCTGCCCGACGTCATCGCGCACGGCATGTTCACCATGGCCGAGGCGATCCGGGTCGTGACCGACTGGGTGAGCGACCCGGGAGCGGTCGTCGAGTACGGCGTCCGTTTCACCAAGCCCGTCGTCGTCCCCAACGACGACAAGGGTGCCACCATCGACGTCAGCGCCAAGGTCGCGGCCAAGATGGACGACAAGCGGGTCCGGGTCGACCTGGTCGCCAAGAGCGCGGACCAGAAGGTGCTCGGCATGTCGCGTGCGGTCGTGCAGCTGGCCTGA
- a CDS encoding SDR family oxidoreductase has protein sequence MRIVIAGGHGQIALRLERLLAARGDEVAGLIRNSGQEADLRAAGAEPVLCDLESASVDEVAEKLRGADAAVFAAGAGPGSGADRKNTVDRDAAVLFADAAERAGVRRYIVVSSMGADPAHQGDEIFDAYLRAKGEADANVRARAALDWTILRPGMLTDDAGTGLVRLEASTGRGPIPRDDVAAVLAELLETSATAGLTLELVSGSVPVSVAVKSVAGN, from the coding sequence ATGCGCATTGTCATCGCTGGGGGTCATGGTCAGATCGCGCTGCGGCTGGAGCGTCTGCTCGCCGCGCGTGGTGACGAGGTCGCAGGGCTGATCCGCAACAGCGGCCAAGAGGCCGATCTGCGTGCGGCCGGCGCCGAACCGGTGCTGTGCGACCTGGAGTCGGCCTCGGTCGACGAGGTCGCCGAGAAGCTGCGCGGAGCCGACGCGGCCGTCTTCGCGGCGGGCGCGGGGCCCGGCAGCGGCGCGGATCGCAAGAACACCGTGGACCGGGATGCGGCCGTGCTCTTCGCGGACGCGGCGGAGCGGGCCGGCGTGCGGCGGTACATCGTCGTGTCGTCGATGGGTGCCGATCCGGCCCACCAGGGCGACGAGATCTTCGACGCCTACCTGCGGGCCAAGGGCGAGGCGGACGCGAACGTACGCGCGCGTGCCGCGCTGGACTGGACGATCCTGCGTCCCGGGATGCTGACGGACGACGCGGGCACCGGTCTCGTACGCCTGGAGGCCTCGACCGGGCGCGGGCCGATCCCGCGGGACGACGTCGCCGCGGTGCTCGCGGAGCTTCTGGAGACGTCCGCGACGGCCGGGCTGACGCTGGAGCTGGTGAGCGGCTCGGTGCCGGTGTCGGTGGCGGTCAAGTCCGTTGCGGGCAACTGA
- a CDS encoding pyridoxal phosphate-dependent aminotransferase, with the protein MSAATSPTERRVSARIGAISESATLAVDAKAKALKAAGRPVIGFGAGEPDFPTPDYIVEAAVEACKNPKFHRYTPAGGLPELKAAIATKTLRDSGYEVDASQILVTNGGKQAIYEAFAAILDPGDEVIVPAPYWTTYPESIRLAGGVPVEVVADETTGYRVSVEQLEAARTERTKVVLFVSPSNPTGAVYSEADAEAIGRWAVEHGLWVMTDEIYEHLVYGDATFTSLPAILPELRDKCIVVNGVAKTYAMTGWRVGWIIGPRDVVKAATNLQSHATSNVSNVAQAAALAAVSGDLVAVEKMREAFDRRRKTIVRMLNDIEGVFCPEPEGAFYVYPSVKGLLGKEIRGKRPQDSVELAALILEEAEVAVVPGEAFGTPGYLRLSYALGDEDLVEGVSRLQKLLAEARD; encoded by the coding sequence ATGAGCGCTGCAACTTCTCCGACCGAGCGCCGGGTGTCCGCGCGCATCGGCGCGATCTCCGAGTCCGCGACCCTCGCCGTCGACGCCAAGGCCAAGGCCCTGAAGGCCGCCGGGCGCCCGGTGATCGGCTTCGGCGCGGGTGAGCCCGACTTCCCCACTCCGGACTACATCGTCGAGGCGGCCGTCGAGGCCTGCAAGAACCCGAAGTTCCACCGCTACACACCGGCCGGCGGCCTCCCCGAGCTCAAGGCCGCGATCGCCACCAAGACGCTGCGCGACTCCGGGTACGAGGTGGACGCCTCGCAGATCCTGGTGACGAACGGCGGCAAGCAGGCCATCTACGAAGCGTTCGCCGCGATCCTCGACCCGGGCGACGAGGTCATCGTCCCGGCCCCCTACTGGACGACGTACCCGGAGTCGATCCGCCTGGCCGGCGGTGTCCCCGTCGAGGTCGTCGCCGACGAGACGACCGGTTACCGCGTCTCCGTCGAGCAGCTGGAGGCCGCCCGCACGGAGCGCACCAAGGTCGTGCTCTTCGTCTCGCCGTCGAACCCGACGGGCGCCGTCTACAGCGAGGCCGACGCCGAGGCGATCGGCCGCTGGGCCGTCGAGCACGGCCTGTGGGTGATGACCGACGAGATCTACGAACACCTCGTCTACGGAGACGCGACGTTCACCTCGCTCCCCGCGATCCTCCCCGAGCTGCGCGACAAGTGCATCGTGGTCAACGGCGTCGCCAAGACGTACGCGATGACCGGCTGGCGCGTCGGCTGGATCATCGGCCCGAGGGACGTCGTGAAGGCCGCGACGAACCTCCAGTCGCACGCCACCTCCAACGTCTCCAACGTCGCGCAGGCCGCCGCGCTCGCGGCCGTCTCCGGTGACCTGGTCGCCGTCGAGAAGATGCGCGAGGCCTTCGACCGGCGCCGCAAGACCATCGTGCGGATGCTCAACGACATCGAGGGCGTCTTCTGCCCCGAGCCCGAGGGCGCCTTCTACGTCTACCCCTCGGTCAAGGGCCTCCTCGGCAAGGAGATCCGCGGCAAGCGCCCGCAGGACTCCGTCGAGCTGGCCGCGCTGATCCTGGAGGAGGCCGAGGTCGCGGTGGTCCCGGGCGAGGCCTTCGGGACGCCGGGTTACCTGCGCCTTTCGTACGCGCTCGGTGACGAGGACCTCGTCGAGGGCGTCTCGCGCCTCCAGAAGCTCCTTGCGGAGGCCCGCGACTGA
- a CDS encoding TetR/AcrR family transcriptional regulator — protein MQQKPTRARILDAAHDLMLTIGLARATTKEIAKAAGCSEAALYKHFASKEELFVAVLQERLPRLGPLLHRLTEEPGERGVEENLAEIARLASDFYAESFPIAASLYAETKLKRRHEDALQQMGAGPHIPIEALDAYLRAERDAGRIAAEADTFAAASLLLGACAQRAFAYDAVIGKRPPQPVEAFAAALARTLLAGISR, from the coding sequence ATGCAGCAGAAGCCCACCCGGGCCCGCATCCTCGACGCGGCGCACGATCTCATGCTCACCATCGGCCTCGCCCGCGCCACCACCAAGGAGATCGCCAAGGCCGCGGGCTGCTCCGAAGCCGCGCTCTACAAGCACTTCGCGAGCAAGGAGGAGCTGTTCGTGGCCGTCCTCCAGGAGAGGCTGCCCCGCCTCGGCCCGCTGCTGCACCGCCTGACTGAGGAGCCGGGGGAGCGCGGCGTCGAGGAGAACCTCGCCGAGATCGCCCGCCTGGCCAGCGACTTCTACGCCGAGAGCTTCCCGATCGCCGCGTCCCTGTACGCCGAGACCAAGCTCAAGCGACGTCACGAGGACGCGCTCCAGCAGATGGGCGCCGGCCCTCACATCCCCATCGAGGCCCTGGACGCCTATCTCCGGGCCGAACGTGACGCCGGACGGATCGCCGCCGAGGCCGACACGTTCGCGGCCGCCTCGCTGCTCCTGGGCGCCTGCGCGCAGCGCGCCTTCGCCTACGACGCCGTGATCGGCAAGCGCCCCCCGCAGCCCGTCGAGGCGTTCGCGGCGGCCCTCGCCCGCACGCTCCTCGCGGGAATCAGCCGCTGA
- a CDS encoding amidohydrolase family protein → MPDSQPQQPHSSGSSGPDPTAESGSLLLCGARLTDGRTVDVRLGGGRIEAVGTTGSLSAHTARVDLAGYLLLPAAAEAHAHGDTALSADAAGPVSYDIPDVQRRVTEAALLQLGHGATAVRSHVRIGDVQGLDPMEAVLQARRSLRGLVDLTTVAVPRLLTGVAGADGLAMLRDAVKMGASVVGGCPDLDPDPAGYAEAVLELAAEHGSPVDLHTDGDDPARLGRLAAMAAGLRAGVTIGPCGGLGRLPWDVAARTAEQLAAAGVTVVCLPQGGCGNAERRGVAPVRLLRSAGVRVAAGSGAMRDVSNPVGRGDPLEAAYLLASRCGLRPKDAYAAVSGAAREAMGLPEVRVEAGFPAELLAVRGDRLAGALSLAYSRIVVHRGRVVARTSAVREYYDSAAAVALDLPRQGRAQGEDPGLRGGEASS, encoded by the coding sequence ATGCCCGACAGCCAGCCGCAGCAGCCCCATTCCTCCGGCTCCTCCGGCCCCGACCCCACGGCCGAATCCGGTTCCCTGCTGCTCTGCGGTGCCAGGCTCACCGACGGCAGGACGGTGGACGTCCGGCTCGGCGGCGGGCGCATCGAGGCGGTCGGCACGACCGGCAGCCTGTCCGCGCACACCGCGCGCGTGGACCTGGCCGGCTACCTGCTGCTGCCGGCCGCCGCCGAAGCCCACGCGCACGGCGACACGGCCCTGTCGGCGGACGCGGCGGGCCCTGTGTCGTACGACATCCCCGATGTGCAACGCAGAGTCACAGAGGCGGCCCTGCTCCAGCTCGGGCACGGTGCGACGGCCGTGCGGTCGCACGTGCGGATCGGCGACGTCCAGGGGCTCGACCCGATGGAGGCCGTGCTCCAGGCACGGCGCTCGCTGCGGGGCCTGGTCGATCTGACGACGGTCGCGGTGCCGCGGCTCCTCACCGGCGTCGCGGGCGCCGACGGGCTCGCGATGCTGCGGGACGCGGTGAAAATGGGCGCCTCCGTAGTGGGCGGTTGTCCGGATCTCGACCCCGACCCGGCGGGCTACGCGGAGGCGGTCCTGGAACTCGCCGCCGAGCATGGCTCCCCCGTCGATCTGCATACGGACGGTGACGATCCGGCCAGGCTCGGACGGCTCGCGGCGATGGCGGCCGGGCTGCGCGCGGGGGTCACGATCGGCCCGTGCGGGGGGCTCGGCCGCCTGCCGTGGGACGTGGCCGCGCGCACGGCCGAGCAGCTGGCGGCGGCCGGGGTGACCGTGGTCTGCCTGCCGCAGGGCGGGTGCGGGAACGCGGAGCGGCGGGGGGTGGCGCCGGTGCGGTTGCTGCGGTCGGCGGGGGTGCGGGTGGCCGCGGGCAGTGGGGCCATGCGGGACGTGTCGAACCCGGTGGGGCGCGGGGATCCGCTGGAGGCCGCCTACCTGCTGGCCTCGCGGTGCGGGCTGCGGCCGAAGGACGCCTACGCGGCGGTGAGCGGGGCAGCGCGGGAAGCCATGGGGCTGCCCGAGGTGCGGGTGGAGGCGGGCTTCCCCGCGGAGCTGCTCGCGGTGCGGGGCGACCGGCTCGCGGGGGCGCTGTCGCTCGCGTACAGCCGGATCGTGGTGCACAGGGGGCGCGTGGTGGCGCGGACCAGCGCGGTGCGGGAGTACTACGACTCGGCGGCGGCCGTGGCCCTGGACCTGCCGCGCCAGGGCCGCGCGCAGGGGGAGGACCCGGGGCTCAGGGGCGGCGAGGCGTCTTCCTGA
- the rpmG gene encoding 50S ribosomal protein L33: MAATDVRPKITLACVECKERNYITKKNRRNDPDRLEMKKHCPRCNAHTAHRETR, from the coding sequence GTGGCTGCCACCGACGTCCGCCCGAAGATCACGCTGGCCTGCGTGGAGTGCAAGGAGCGGAACTACATCACCAAGAAGAACCGGCGTAACGACCCGGACCGTCTTGAGATGAAGAAGCACTGTCCGCGCTGCAACGCGCACACTGCGCACCGCGAAACGCGCTGA
- a CDS encoding UDP-N-acetylmuramate dehydrogenase: protein MQELIDAPLAPLTTFRLGGPATRLITATTDDEVITAVREADDSGTPLLLIGGGSNLVIGDKGFDGTALRIATQGFALDGTKLELAAGEVWTDAVARTVEAGLAGIECLAGIPGSAGATPIQNVGAYGQEVSSTITEVVAYDRRTRETVVIPNAECDFSYRHSRFKADPERFVVLRVRFTLEGAQGMSAPLKYPETARTLGVEAGERVPAAVARETVLKLRAGKGMVLDPEDHDSWSAGSFFTNPILTEDEFAAFHARVADRLGPGIDPPGFPAGDGRVKTSAAWLIDKAGFTKGYGEGRARISTKHTLALTNRGGATTEDLLALAREVVTGVRDAFGITLVNEPVMVGVSL from the coding sequence GTGCAGGAACTCATCGACGCCCCCCTCGCCCCGCTGACCACCTTCCGTCTCGGTGGCCCCGCGACCCGCCTGATCACCGCGACGACCGACGACGAGGTGATCACGGCCGTCCGCGAGGCCGACGACTCCGGGACCCCGCTGCTGCTCATCGGCGGCGGATCGAACCTGGTCATCGGCGACAAGGGCTTCGACGGGACCGCCCTGCGCATCGCCACCCAGGGCTTCGCCCTCGACGGTACGAAGCTGGAGCTGGCGGCCGGCGAGGTCTGGACGGACGCGGTCGCCCGCACCGTCGAGGCAGGCCTCGCGGGCATCGAGTGCCTCGCCGGAATCCCCGGTTCCGCAGGCGCGACGCCGATCCAGAACGTGGGGGCGTACGGCCAGGAGGTCTCCTCGACGATCACCGAGGTGGTCGCGTACGACCGGCGGACCCGCGAGACGGTCGTGATCCCGAACGCGGAGTGCGACTTCTCGTACCGCCACAGCCGCTTCAAGGCCGACCCCGAGCGCTTCGTGGTCCTGCGGGTCCGCTTCACGCTGGAGGGCGCGCAGGGGATGAGCGCGCCGCTGAAGTACCCCGAGACGGCGCGCACGCTCGGCGTCGAGGCGGGCGAGCGGGTTCCGGCGGCGGTCGCGCGGGAGACCGTCCTGAAGCTCCGCGCCGGCAAGGGCATGGTGCTCGACCCCGAGGACCACGACAGCTGGTCGGCCGGGTCCTTCTTCACCAACCCGATCCTCACCGAGGACGAGTTCGCCGCCTTCCACGCGCGCGTGGCGGACCGGCTCGGCCCGGGCATCGACCCGCCCGGCTTCCCCGCGGGCGACGGCCGCGTGAAGACCTCCGCCGCCTGGCTCATCGACAAGGCGGGCTTCACGAAGGGCTACGGAGAGGGCCGGGCCCGGATCTCCACCAAGCACACCCTCGCCCTCACCAACCGTGGCGGCGCGACCACCGAGGATCTGCTGGCGCTCGCCCGCGAGGTCGTCACCGGAGTGCGGGACGCCTTCGGGATCACCCTGGTCAACGAACCGGTCATGGTCGGCGTCAGCCTGTAG
- a CDS encoding NAD(P)H-binding protein — protein sequence MKLTVFGATGGIGGEIVRQALMAGHQVTAVVRDPARLAAEGEGLEVFRADLRDAEALRAAVTGRDAALSGLGARKRSDAGIAAELTRSVVRALEAEGVRRLLVVSAAPVGPPAERQPLVDKVVGLVVSAVLKDVYVDLRAMEAELARSATDWTSVRPPRLQDKPVTGVYRKVVGGTPRSGRFIGRADVAHAMLAMIDDPSTVKQGVGVAY from the coding sequence ATGAAGCTGACGGTGTTCGGTGCGACCGGTGGTATCGGCGGGGAGATCGTCCGGCAGGCCCTGATGGCGGGTCACCAGGTCACGGCCGTGGTCCGCGACCCGGCGCGGCTGGCCGCCGAGGGAGAGGGCCTGGAGGTCTTCCGGGCCGACCTGAGGGACGCCGAGGCGCTGCGGGCGGCGGTGACCGGGCGGGACGCGGCGCTCTCGGGGCTCGGGGCGCGCAAGCGGTCGGACGCCGGGATCGCGGCGGAGCTCACCCGGTCGGTGGTGCGCGCGCTGGAGGCCGAGGGGGTGCGCAGGCTCCTGGTGGTGAGCGCCGCGCCGGTCGGCCCGCCCGCCGAGCGGCAGCCCTTGGTCGACAAGGTCGTGGGGCTCGTGGTCAGCGCGGTCCTGAAGGACGTGTACGTGGATCTGCGGGCCATGGAGGCCGAACTGGCACGCAGCGCCACGGACTGGACGTCCGTGCGCCCGCCGAGGCTCCAGGACAAGCCCGTGACGGGCGTCTACAGGAAGGTCGTCGGAGGCACTCCGCGCAGCGGGCGCTTCATCGGGCGCGCCGATGTGGCGCACGCCATGCTGGCGATGATCGACGACCCGTCGACGGTGAAGCAGGGCGTGGGCGTGGCCTATTGA